A region from the Acomys russatus chromosome 24, mAcoRus1.1, whole genome shotgun sequence genome encodes:
- the LOC127207511 gene encoding olfactory receptor 5L2-like, producing MGEEDCTSVAEFVLLGFSDVPELAFFLFLVFLLIYGVTVIANLGMTILIKVSSQLHMPMYFFLSHLSFVDFCYSSVIVPKVFIDIINKENVISYRGCMVQFYLFCAFAITEVFLLAVMAYDRFVAICNPLLYMAIMSPKLRAVLVSCCYLYGSVCSLIHLCLALEISSFNSNVMNHFFRDLPPLLRLACSDITKNELILFIIVNFNEILTIVIIFTSCLFILVTILRMRSAEGRRKAFSTCASHLTVIIVFHGTILFIYCQPNSGNSLDVDKVTTAFYTVVIPMMNPLIYSLRNKDVKEALRKVLGSIKNYLLDFLKSKT from the coding sequence ATGGGTGAGGAAGACTGCACCTCTGTGGCAGAATTTGTTCTTCTTGGCTTTTCTGATGTCCCTGAGCTGGCATTCTTTCTCTTCCTAGTGTTTCTTCTCATTTATGGAGTGACAGTCATAGCAAACCTGGGCATGACCATATTGATTAAGGTCAGCTCCCAACTTCACATGCCTATGTACTTTTTCCTCAGCCACCTGTCTTTTGTAGATTTCTGCTACTCCTCTGTCATTGTGCCAAAAGTGTTCATTGATATCATTAACAAGGAAAATGTTATTTCTTACCGGGGATGCATGgtacaattttatttgttttgcgcTTTTGCTATCACTGAGGTTTTCCTATTGGCTGTAATGGCCTATGACCGCTTTGTGGCCATTTGTAACCCACTACTATACATGGCCATCATGTCCCCAAAGCTCCGTGCAGTACTGGTGTCTTGTTGCTACCTCTATGGGTCAGTGTGCTCTCTGATTCACTTGTGCTTAGCCCTTGAGATCTCATCATTTAATTCAAATGTGATGAACCACTTCTTTCGTGATCTGCCTCCTCTCTTACGTCTTGCTTGCTCTGACATTACCAAGAATGAGTTAATCTTGTTCATCATTGTCAATTTCAATGAGATTCTCACTATTGTAATCATCTTCACCTCCTGCTTGTTTATCCTTGTCACCATCCTGAGGATGCGCTCTGCAGAGGGGAGACGCAAAGCCTTTTCCACCTGTGCCTCCCATCTCACAGTCATCATTGTGTTCCACGGGACgatcctttttatttattgtcagcCCAACTCTGGCAATAGTCTAGATGTTGATAAAGTGACTACAGCTTTCTACACTGTGGTCATTCCCATGATGAACCCCCTGATCTACAGTCTGAGGAATAAGGATGTGAAGGAGGCTCTTAGAAAAGTTTTAGGTTCCATAAAGAATTATttactagattttttaaaaagcaaaacttag